The following proteins come from a genomic window of Aquimarina sp. MAR_2010_214:
- a CDS encoding Dps family protein — protein sequence MESTLKKQKAYKKLGFTYLETAEIVVALNKLLANYIVQYHKLRTFHWNVEGGDFFELHEQFEIEYNEVKAQTDTIAERIRVFGLKPKYTLQQHIGLANIKELEDDLAPLDMVQEVLKDFRILHDSLLDVLNAALDSGDTVTEEIVTQFMRRLEKRHWMFTAWSTS from the coding sequence ATGGAAAGTACATTAAAAAAACAAAAAGCATACAAAAAATTAGGTTTTACTTACCTTGAAACGGCCGAAATCGTGGTCGCTCTAAATAAACTTTTAGCTAATTATATTGTACAATATCACAAATTACGAACATTTCATTGGAATGTAGAAGGAGGTGATTTTTTTGAATTGCACGAACAATTCGAAATAGAATACAACGAAGTAAAAGCACAAACCGACACCATAGCAGAAAGAATTAGAGTATTTGGATTAAAACCTAAATACACTTTACAACAGCATATAGGTCTAGCTAATATCAAGGAACTAGAAGATGACCTAGCTCCTTTGGACATGGTACAAGAAGTACTTAAAGATTTTAGAATATTACACGATTCATTATTAGATGTATTAAATGCAGCTTTAGATTCTGGAGATACAGTAACCGAAGAAATTGTTACCCAGTTTATGAGAAGGTTAGAAAAAAGACATTGGATGTTTACCGCTTGGTCTACGTCTTAA
- a CDS encoding YtxH domain-containing protein: MSNDSNTFLGILAGTAIGATLGILFAPDKGSNTRKRIAQEAQTTKDHLAKEASNLQHKIVDTVSSQKETLDTRVESLVSDVSYKADDVITTLEKKLRELKARNKKLQKS; the protein is encoded by the coding sequence ATGAGTAATGATAGTAACACATTTCTAGGAATTTTGGCAGGGACTGCTATAGGAGCCACTTTAGGAATTCTTTTTGCTCCTGACAAAGGCAGCAATACAAGAAAGCGAATTGCACAAGAAGCACAAACGACAAAAGATCATTTAGCAAAAGAAGCGTCAAATTTACAACACAAAATTGTAGACACAGTTTCTTCACAGAAAGAAACATTAGACACCAGGGTCGAATCTTTGGTATCCGATGTAAGTTATAAGGCAGATGATGTGATTACTACTCTTGAAAAAAAACTTAGAGAGTTAAAAGCAAGAAATAAAAAACTACAGAAATCATAA
- a CDS encoding DUF2254 domain-containing protein, which translates to MKTALKFLKKLKSTIFSSIAFYPVLISVAFLLLAVTLLLIENLEVVNAFKKKIPFLIVQDHETARTILSTLFGGILSLTVFSFTMVMVVLNQASTNFSPRLLPGLISNKRHQIILGFYIGTLLYTIILLMSLGAYGPSKNAFGFSIMVSASLGALCIGLFVYFIHSISQAIQIHNIINRIFARSSKLLKEEKEQQKDKDFTNSTILNNNWDLLTSRKTGYYRSFDISLLENSLKKQKNIIEILPYADQHIWEGEPILRVRDSLSEDEIESLHFCMYILSNRHEDDSGVGGMIKLTEVAVKALSPGVNDPGTAINAISKLGQLLSQALKIEPKTLEKISGCEILIIHTKISAEELMRIVVQPIREYAKTDSAVAYELMSALIYIWNTKQVCTNYLTAISNEIKALEIDLKTNINNNQDLKRILDLVE; encoded by the coding sequence GGCTGTCACTTTATTATTAATTGAAAATCTAGAAGTAGTAAATGCATTTAAGAAAAAAATCCCTTTCTTAATTGTTCAAGATCACGAAACAGCAAGAACCATTTTATCTACTTTATTCGGAGGGATTTTATCTCTAACCGTTTTTAGTTTTACAATGGTAATGGTTGTTCTAAATCAGGCATCTACCAATTTTTCTCCCAGATTACTACCAGGATTAATTTCAAATAAAAGACATCAGATTATTCTTGGATTTTATATAGGTACTTTATTATATACTATTATTTTATTAATGTCTTTGGGTGCCTATGGTCCTTCAAAAAATGCTTTTGGTTTTTCTATTATGGTCTCGGCCAGTTTGGGCGCTTTATGCATAGGCCTATTCGTTTATTTCATTCATAGTATTTCACAAGCGATACAGATCCACAACATTATTAACAGGATATTTGCCAGAAGTAGTAAGTTATTGAAAGAAGAGAAAGAACAGCAAAAAGATAAAGATTTTACAAACTCTACTATTTTAAACAATAATTGGGACTTACTTACAAGCCGTAAAACCGGATACTATAGATCATTTGATATTTCTTTATTAGAAAATTCACTAAAAAAACAAAAAAACATAATTGAGATTTTGCCCTATGCAGATCAGCACATCTGGGAAGGAGAACCAATACTAAGAGTAAGAGATTCATTATCTGAAGATGAAATAGAATCGTTACATTTCTGTATGTATATTTTGTCTAATCGTCATGAAGATGATAGTGGTGTTGGCGGGATGATTAAATTAACCGAAGTAGCTGTAAAAGCATTATCGCCCGGAGTAAATGACCCAGGAACAGCTATTAACGCTATTTCAAAGCTCGGACAGCTATTATCACAAGCATTAAAGATTGAACCTAAGACTTTAGAAAAAATTTCGGGTTGTGAAATTTTGATAATTCATACTAAAATTTCTGCAGAAGAACTTATGAGAATTGTAGTGCAACCTATAAGAGAGTATGCAAAAACAGATAGCGCGGTAGCTTATGAATTAATGTCTGCTTTGATATATATATGGAACACAAAACAGGTTTGTACAAATTACCTAACCGCCATATCTAATGAAATAAAGGCACTTGAGATTGATTTAAAGACAAATATTAACAATAATCAAGATCTAAAACGTATCTTAGATTTAGTAGAATAA
- a CDS encoding DUF2652 domain-containing protein, protein MEAEPTLICIPDISGFTRFMSSTDIELSSKVIPSLLNKVIYANKLDLRVSEIEGDAILFYKTGRLPTFTELVYQCELFYTEFYKQLKILRKKYKHEKGGDKIPEILGLKIILHYGKQISAVPIGKNIKLMGEDVIIAHRLLKNKIPIEEYILLSEDLLSEYKEETIERNFRWGELHDRETEYQHIGEVNYRYINLKPILE, encoded by the coding sequence ATGGAAGCAGAACCTACATTGATTTGTATCCCCGATATTAGTGGATTTACTCGTTTTATGAGTTCTACAGATATAGAACTAAGCTCAAAAGTGATTCCGTCACTTCTCAATAAAGTGATTTACGCCAATAAACTTGATCTCAGGGTTTCAGAAATTGAAGGTGATGCTATTCTGTTTTATAAAACCGGACGGTTACCTACCTTTACCGAATTAGTATATCAATGTGAATTATTCTACACTGAATTTTATAAACAATTAAAAATATTACGTAAAAAGTACAAGCATGAAAAAGGAGGGGATAAGATTCCTGAAATTTTGGGCTTAAAGATTATACTTCATTACGGAAAACAAATAAGTGCAGTACCTATTGGTAAAAATATTAAATTAATGGGTGAAGATGTGATTATAGCCCATAGACTGCTTAAAAACAAAATTCCGATAGAAGAATATATTTTACTTTCAGAAGATCTACTGTCAGAATATAAAGAAGAGACAATCGAACGTAATTTCAGGTGGGGCGAGTTGCATGACCGTGAAACCGAATACCAACATATTGGAGAAGTTAATTACCGCTACATTAATTTGAAGCCTATATTAGAATAA
- a CDS encoding helix-turn-helix domain-containing protein, giving the protein MLTKSTTAIEINITAKDTEGTVRQIQDVIGGKIEERWGEYTLIVNNLNAHGSIRFITFDWGVNLLEYDIIFHKEFMLIMDASEYNPIHFTYCLTGHCGHRFGYQNEIHTLEQFQSVIVTSRDGGYNYGYFPKGEKLEINVIQIARKKYLKKRLNNVSQLNEKLYRVFMDEDHEKAFAYFGTFNLKLADQIGALRKIKQKGMIRILKIEGMVYQILSTHIQQHDRAIKEKVLPTTLLKRELKLIRNLAKKIIKDVAKDYSLEQLSEETGLSQAKLQEGFKLLYTRTVTEYIRHVRLEAARDLIRTTDMNISEIVYSIGFSSRSYFSKIFKKKYDISPNDFRNRTELPIGEVMGVS; this is encoded by the coding sequence ATGTTAACAAAATCAACAACCGCCATAGAAATTAATATCACTGCTAAGGATACAGAAGGAACTGTTAGGCAGATTCAAGATGTTATAGGAGGGAAAATAGAGGAGCGGTGGGGAGAGTATACACTTATAGTTAATAATCTTAATGCACATGGATCAATTAGGTTTATTACTTTTGATTGGGGAGTAAATTTGTTAGAATATGATATTATATTTCATAAAGAGTTTATGTTGATTATGGATGCTTCAGAGTATAACCCTATTCATTTTACCTATTGTCTTACAGGGCATTGTGGACATCGATTTGGATACCAAAATGAAATACATACTTTAGAACAGTTTCAGTCTGTTATTGTTACCAGTCGAGATGGTGGATATAATTATGGTTATTTCCCGAAGGGAGAAAAATTAGAAATTAATGTAATACAAATTGCCAGAAAAAAATATTTAAAAAAAAGGCTTAATAATGTATCTCAGCTCAATGAAAAACTGTATCGGGTTTTTATGGATGAGGATCATGAGAAAGCTTTCGCTTATTTCGGAACGTTTAATCTAAAACTTGCAGATCAGATAGGAGCTTTGCGCAAAATAAAGCAAAAAGGGATGATACGAATTTTAAAGATAGAAGGTATGGTCTACCAAATTTTATCTACACATATCCAACAACATGATCGTGCTATAAAAGAAAAAGTATTACCTACAACACTTTTAAAACGAGAATTAAAATTAATTAGAAATTTGGCAAAGAAAATTATTAAAGACGTAGCAAAAGATTATTCTTTAGAACAACTGTCAGAAGAAACTGGGTTATCGCAAGCTAAGCTTCAGGAAGGATTTAAGTTGTTGTATACTAGGACGGTAACAGAGTACATTCGCCATGTGCGATTAGAAGCTGCAAGAGATTTAATAAGAACAACTGATATGAATATCTCAGAAATCGTATATTCTATTGGATTTAGTAGTAGAAGTTATTTCTCGAAAATTTTTAAAAAAAAGTATGATATTAGCCCTAATGATTTTAGAAACAGAACCGAATTACCTATTGGGGAAGTGATGGGGGTATCATAA
- a CDS encoding IS1595 family transposase, translated as MIPEDFRDFFISSSALVQSEIVSTLLEISTEGSALIDSNQSKAISCPHCKCNKIKANGKLKGVQRYVCNTCHKNFSETTGKFWYNLKKKDKVNRYLFCLLSGYSIRKSAKETGISIQTSFDWRHKLLVSFGSVSVDEFQGILESDDLFFAYSEKGNRNLDRPARKRGAKASKAGLSNEKVAVIASCDRSGNKDFKVATRGRISKSDLETILQGKLAKVETLCSDSHRSYTAFAKDKKVAHKKFNASKGQRAVDKIYHVQNVNNMDMRLRKFMEPFNGVATKYLQNYLNWFLVLEKIKNSTSKMATVAAIAFASNTAWMEFKNIVVNNMLFRT; from the coding sequence ATGATACCAGAAGATTTTAGAGATTTTTTCATTAGTTCATCGGCTTTGGTTCAATCAGAAATTGTTTCCACATTATTGGAGATCTCTACTGAGGGTTCAGCCCTGATTGATAGCAATCAGAGTAAAGCCATAAGCTGTCCTCATTGTAAGTGCAATAAAATTAAGGCTAATGGTAAGCTCAAAGGAGTACAGCGCTATGTTTGTAATACTTGTCATAAAAACTTTAGTGAAACTACCGGTAAGTTCTGGTACAACCTCAAGAAGAAAGACAAAGTTAATCGTTATTTATTCTGTTTACTCTCTGGATATAGTATTCGCAAGAGTGCCAAAGAAACAGGGATTTCTATTCAGACTTCTTTTGATTGGAGGCACAAATTACTTGTCTCCTTTGGGAGCGTAAGTGTGGATGAATTCCAAGGAATCCTAGAGAGTGATGATCTTTTCTTTGCTTACTCTGAAAAAGGGAATCGAAATTTGGATCGTCCTGCTAGAAAACGTGGCGCAAAGGCAAGTAAAGCTGGTCTCAGTAATGAAAAAGTAGCTGTGATAGCCAGTTGTGACCGATCAGGGAACAAAGATTTCAAAGTAGCTACCAGAGGTCGCATTAGTAAAAGTGACTTGGAGACTATATTACAAGGGAAGTTGGCTAAAGTAGAAACCCTTTGTAGCGACAGTCACAGAAGCTATACTGCATTTGCAAAAGACAAGAAGGTAGCACACAAAAAATTTAATGCTTCGAAGGGTCAAAGAGCTGTTGACAAAATATATCACGTACAAAATGTGAATAATATGGATATGCGTCTAAGGAAATTTATGGAGCCCTTCAATGGAGTGGCAACAAAATACCTTCAGAATTATCTGAATTGGTTTTTAGTCTTAGAAAAAATAAAAAATTCAACCAGTAAAATGGCAACCGTAGCAGCTATAGCCTTTGCTTCCAATACTGCCTGGATGGAATTTAAAAACATAGTAGTAAATAATATGCTTTTTAGAACTTAG
- a CDS encoding Dps family protein, whose translation MNYLNMNEKKLLPVVLELNILLADYNLYYQKLRGFHWNILGKNFFDLHHKFEELYNDAKIKIDEIAERILTLQHHPISQFKEYIKMATVEETIPLMKDTEMVKELLEDHKKLLTQMKVVLTHANEAGDEGTIDIIGAYIRELEKLSWMLNAWYKNTADQLDTSLIKES comes from the coding sequence ATGAATTATTTGAATATGAATGAGAAAAAGCTTTTACCAGTTGTATTAGAATTAAATATTCTACTTGCAGATTATAATTTGTATTATCAAAAACTAAGAGGTTTTCACTGGAATATTTTAGGAAAAAATTTCTTTGACCTTCATCATAAATTTGAAGAATTATATAATGATGCTAAAATAAAAATTGATGAAATCGCAGAGCGTATTCTAACATTACAGCATCACCCGATAAGCCAATTTAAGGAATATATAAAAATGGCTACTGTAGAAGAAACTATACCATTAATGAAAGATACAGAGATGGTCAAAGAATTATTAGAGGATCATAAAAAATTATTAACTCAGATGAAGGTAGTGTTAACGCACGCAAATGAAGCAGGTGATGAAGGTACTATTGATATAATAGGAGCTTATATTAGAGAATTAGAGAAGCTAAGCTGGATGCTTAATGCTTGGTATAAGAATACAGCTGACCAATTAGATACTAGTTTGATAAAAGAATCATAG
- a CDS encoding DUF6327 family protein, protein MDKTYTSFKEIEQDLRKLNLQRQINLEEIKLLKSEFKEDLQPYQWVSTLLSAVKKYGIFYLIKRLFK, encoded by the coding sequence ATGGATAAGACATATACCTCTTTTAAAGAAATAGAACAAGACCTGAGAAAACTCAATTTGCAAAGGCAAATTAACCTTGAAGAAATAAAACTTTTGAAATCTGAATTTAAAGAAGATTTACAACCATATCAATGGGTTTCGACATTACTTAGTGCGGTGAAAAAATATGGAATCTTTTATCTGATCAAAAGATTGTTTAAATAA